In Juglans microcarpa x Juglans regia isolate MS1-56 chromosome 1S, Jm3101_v1.0, whole genome shotgun sequence, the genomic stretch CAAGAAACACAAGCAGATACATACTTACAAAACATCTAATggacaaaattatttataaagaaaatgtttaaCCTTGGGGTGTGGGGGTGTCATCTGAGCTTCTCCTTCCCACTACTCTTCTTGGCCGCTTCTTTGACCTTATCAATGTAACCCTCAATTGGCGGAGTCAAAGTAGCCATGAATCGGTTCGCGGGGAAAGGTGTCAGGTCCGGTACCAAAGCGGCGGCTCTCAAATCCTCCGGTAGGGCCTCGATTGCCTCCTTCTTCAACGTCAAAAGGTTGGACTCGGCGGCCTGCCTGGTCCGGTGGCGCCTCATAAGAACCCTACTGTACTCCTTGGCCAGGCGCCGCCCATCCTCCACAGTGAGTTCATACTGGGGAATCTTGTCTGCATCAACCAGTCCCAGCGATATTAGATCCAACCCAGGAGTCCCAATAATCGTCGGCGTCTCCGGGATACCCATCTTTTCCTTgtagttcttcttcttcatcaaatCCAGCTCTCGCTGCCGGTCCTTGCTGACAAGCCCCAACTTCTCTCGCTTGACTTCGCGTGCTCTTTCTCTCGGGTTCAGGTATCGGACGGGAGTGGGAGCATTGAGGCAGAGGTGTTCAAGCCTGTCttctcgttcgaacggttttttgGATCCTCCGGCGGTTTTAGATTCGGTAGCGCCCTTTTTGGTATTGGTTCTGAATCGCTTTAAGGTTTGGCCGGTTTTGATTTTGGCTTTGCCCTTAGCGGTACCGCTGACGGAGCATCGTTGGAGGAATTGGTGGTTccaagaggaggaggaggaggaggactCCATGGACAACCCTAGAGGCTTTAGTTTTGCAATTCGGGATAGCATTTTGTCGGCAACACCACCACTGACCCAGCCCTGTGATTCTCAGCCTCAGTAGAGTGGAAGAAGAGATCTACGACGACGGGAGGAATGCCACTGAACAGAGAGGAAAGGGTTTTGGGAATAGCCTAAAATGGGGTTTTAAATTGCTTAAGGCCACCGATAGGTGTCCGACAGTTTCCACGGATAggtgtaaaataattttttttttttattaaaaaattttatttatcattttcgtgtcatatatcacatattattttttattaatttttttattaaatatatggtATTTAAATAATGAGTAGTAAAACTCGATtagttaagaaaaataaaaccaaaaactatttaaaaaaatatattgtgtggtGTGCACTGtatttaaaatgatgaaattatcATGAAAATTTATCCTAAAAAATTACTTGAAGTCATCAGATAGTTTTCAACTCTCTTCCATGTTGACAAAATGAATTTTCTGCTTCCTCTTTTTCTCAAGTAAAGTCTCGTGGttctaaaatgaaaatttgcCAGAGAAGAAGATACTTATATTCggaaattttatgtaaaatgttGGGATCATTTCAAGTTTCACATAATAATTTCACATGCTTAGAAAGAATTACCATCACTAAAAACCAaacaaagtttcttgaagagaaGGTCAACCAGTCATGGCTTGAGCCATGACCCAAGTCAAGACTAAAGAAGATCTTACAGGCTCCTTGAAAGAAGCACTACTGCAAATTGAAGGAACGCAAAAGGAGACATCTCAAGTCTCCTTGGCATCATCCTCAGCCAGTCGACAACAAGAAATGAGTCCTCACTAAATTGTAGCCAGAGTCACACACCTAAGACTAACCCTTGTTCACAGCTCAATGAAGTTTTCCAACATGCACAAGATTCAATGAACTAAGAGAGAATATCAGAAAGAGAGACCCCTCCTACATTTTCTCATGTATCCCTATTCATTTTAATACAAGTTGAAACTTCTAGTCATGTATTCAAGAAAAGCCTATGATTGTAATAGTACTAATTATGGTGAAGATCAATCCGCATAACGACCATCCTGAATTAGAGAttcaattattgaaaaaaaaaaaaaaaacaattttgctTCATGTAAGAACTGATCAATTCATGTGCACGCATCTTTTGTCTTTTAGAAGGAAAATCAACAGAGGAAGTAATCACGtggagttgaataaaattttctaatcttatctcatctcaattcatatgaaatgagataagataattttagatgagttgaataaaatattgttagaatattattattttttttttaaatttgaaaatgttgaattatttattatattttatgtaaaaatttaaaaaaattgtgatgatgaaataaagtgaaatggtttatatatccaaacgagccccGCTCATCTTAGAAGCACCAACGAGAATCAAtgaattaatcatttaatttatattctaatactCCTCTTTACATGTGGGTTAAAATGAAGTCAGACATCAAACTGAACTGTTTTTGTTATAATACCATGCTAAATCATAAATTGTCTCGAATCATTATGAATAACAAAAATCAGAGAACAGATGATACGGAAAATGTAGAATCCCCTATGTCTTTATCAGCCCCATGTTAAGTATGTAAACCATGCGTAAAGAGCTTATATAGCATAGCGGATGTAAGAGCTGCTACTACTACATTGATCTAGAGCCGAACATAAAGCTGCCCAAGTCTTTCTTGATGAACAAAACATGGTAAACACAAGAGTAATTACGATTGATAGAAAACCTATTCTACATTACAACAGGATACAATTGCCTCTTGTACAAGAATTACATGGTACCCAAAAGAAACACCAAATCATATGAATTTATTCAGTTCCAGCAATCTTATTCTTCAATGCTTCAATATCTGTAGCTAGTTCTTTTCTGCTTGactgaagaaaaataatgatatcaTTTGTCAGCAAGAGGTGATTTTCTGCGCTAATGAAAGATAAAGCTGTTCAACAGGATCATGAAAAATCACAGGTtcctcttatattttttatgatgaggaACACCCTGAACCATGTAAATGCAACATTTCTATTATCCGGTTAAACCTTGGATCCGTGTAGCCTGCTCACTTCACATAAATAAGTAAATTATCGGCTTTTTACCGATAGGACGTGTCCCCAAGAaataaattgtttgcacccaaggattCAAACCTTAAACTTGGGGAAAACATACCCCAAGACCAAAACCCTTACAACTTGAGCCAATTCCTAGTGATTGTCTCTcataaagaaaacataaaatgagCTGATAATAAGATGCCACATATTAAACCCTCAGACAGGTTTTCGCATCCTCTGTATTCGTCTCCTTTGTTAAATTAGTTAAGATCTGAGAATGAGATTTAGTTCACccaaattaagaataaaatgattaaagCTCTAAGTATTCAAAGGGAAAACAAATCCTGAGCAATAGAAAATGGGCTGCataaggaattaaaaaaaatgcaacagaACCTATCTAATTGTGCCAAAAAGATACCAGAACAATCtgtgcaaataaaataaagcaagaaaaatGTTGTAGTCAGTTTTACCTTGAAGAGAAGGTAACGGTAGACAAACCATCCTGTGTATCCTAGTCCTACCAACTCCATAATCTTTGGAAgctagaaaaaagaagaaaatcgtGTCAGGGTCGTTGAATAAAATTTGAACTGAgaaaacatttttgttttcttttctggagagagagagagagagaggacctgAATTGCATGAATCCTCTAGATACAATCCAATTTAAGAAAATGGAAGCACGTGTATCAAAAGAAAGGACCTACCAAAGGGACTGAGTTTATGGCACCAACTACAACTGAAGAAAGCCAAACGGCAACTATTGCCCCACCTCCATAGAGAAGTACTGTTGACTTGTTTTCAACTGCATCCCACTAATTATCAACAGAGAAGGAAACCATTTAACACCATGGCATTCTTTACTCAATCAGAAAAAGTATTATTAGTGACAAGGAAATGGTAAGAAAAGAGGTCAAGTTTCTTCAGTAGTACAAATGCCAGCTTTGCTTCTTTCTCACCTTCTCCTTCAAGTCTGTGAAAAGCTCACTAGTGTTGAGGGATGTGTCTTCTGAAGAAGAGGCTCTGACCTGAAGCAGAGAAGACCTACGGGACTCTGTTCGAAAATGGAACAAGAAAGTCAAGAATACAATTTAGACATCTTTaaacaatctttttcaattctagATACTTGGAAAGTTAATTTTACAATACCAACTATTAATTCTTAAAAGCTAGACACAGAAAGCGCAAAAGCAACTCACCCTTCAAAACCCCATTAACAATGACTACTTTACAAGTCTTGCCCACAATTTTATAAATGCTTTCCAAAAAAGAGTAGCATTGTGATGCTCTAATTCATTTTCCACCTTTATTTACATATTGCAACATGGGCATTTTGGTTCTACTCCCCCATCATCTAGACACCTACCATAGATAGTTAACTTGGATTGGCTTTTTAGATCTGTCCCATCTTGTAACCCACCAATGCCCGTTCCATCGACCAAATTATCTCCCATCACATTTACTTCAAATTTCTATCTTCTATAAACATTTTCGCTATCTCTAAACTAAGCACACATTCAAAAAGCTGTGTTACTTTGTGAACCACTTCGTCATCCCAGAACTTATGACTTCCATGTCTTTAACCCTGCTTTTTGTAATGAAAAGCAAAACAAGATTTCATATCACTCCTCTAATCTTTTCACATTATTTGGATTGCATAAGTTGAGAACTTCAGTGGAGACAACTAATTGTCAT encodes the following:
- the LOC121247619 gene encoding uncharacterized protein LOC121247619 codes for the protein MLSRIAKLKPLGLSMESSSSSSSWNHQFLQRCSVSGTAKGKAKIKTGQTLKRFRTNTKKGATESKTAGGSKKPFEREDRLEHLCLNAPTPVRYLNPRERAREVKREKLGLVSKDRQRELDLMKKKNYKEKMGIPETPTIIGTPGLDLISLGLVDADKIPQYELTVEDGRRLAKEYSRVLMRRHRTRQAAESNLLTLKKEAIEALPEDLRAAALVPDLTPFPANRFMATLTPPIEGYIDKVKEAAKKSSGKEKLR
- the LOC121247620 gene encoding protein CURVATURE THYLAKOID 1A, chloroplastic-like — its product is MAAAPAYATAYSNTAVLVPRLHTTKPTVRCSALPYLPPRFSSTAFTASTKNFSESRRSSLLQVRASSSEDTSLNTSELFTDLKEKWDAVENKSTVLLYGGGAIVAVWLSSVVVGAINSVPLLPKIMELVGLGYTGWFVYRYLLFKSSRKELATDIEALKNKIAGTE